In Fundulus heteroclitus isolate FHET01 chromosome 18, MU-UCD_Fhet_4.1, whole genome shotgun sequence, a single genomic region encodes these proteins:
- the zgc:174895 gene encoding adenine phosphoribosyltransferase — protein sequence MDVLAVPADRQKGWYLSLMAPNTKGPEYAWLDPSRLYCNPQALADCVKDLLSRFHSDPIDLVAGIDAMGFILGASVATTLGKGFLAIRKAGHLCVATQNQNYTDYTGREKTMEVRLDVLKPGVRVLLVDQWIETGGTMRAAIQLVEKLGATVVGVAAVAIENTEGGKWIKENYKFSHCIPEALQSQVDGKYLNFFESFNK from the exons ATGGACGTGTTGGCCGTCCCCGCAGACCGGCAGAAAGGATGGTACCTTTCCCTCATGGCCCCCAACACAAAAGGACCAGAGTACGCCTGGCTGGACCCATCCAGACTCTACTGCAACCCGCAG GCTCTGGCAGACTGCGTGAAAGACCTTCTGAGTCGCTTTCACAGCGACCCCATTGACCTGGTTGCTGGGATCGACGCCATGGGATTTATTCTTG GTGCGTCTGTTGCCACCACTCTTGGAAAAGGTTTCCTGGCCATTCGAAAAGCGGGTCACCTGTGCGTCGCAACCCAAAACCAAAACTACACAGACTACACAGGCAGAGAAAAGACTATGGAAGTAAGGCTGGATGTGCTAAAACCAG gtgtgAGGGTTCTGCTGGTGGACCAGTGGATAGAGACGGGAGGCACGATGAGGGCCGCCATCCAGCTGGTGGAGAAACTGGGAGCCACGGTTGTAG GTGTAGCAGCCGTGGCCATCGAGAACACCGAGGGAGGGAAGTGGATCAAGGAAAACTACAAGTTCTCCCACTGCATCCCAGAAGCACTGCAGAGCCAAGTCGACGGGAAATATCTGAACTTTTTCGAAAGCTTTAACAAGTAG
- the LOC105916996 gene encoding zinc finger protein 287, which translates to MSSSLYLRDFIRERLTAAAEEIFTEFEKNITRYEERIRLLDTCWRPHIKLHRIDLPQQHVCMEDDVSAEQGICNQETNCSLNREDPGPLWIKQEEEEEFCSSQEEEEPELKEETNIYTLNPSYEEDLQQRVPTEGEALTDQLLCDQESNSSHDQMEPEPPLIKEEEEELCSSQEEERRVPQEVTNGFMPTPSSSAEGEDTESEQDPGFHPEPNRHQIQPHAFSLTPGVFYKGSDDWDPEERKNAEPKPEGRQFNNNMEFPPLSAADSQVDAFKKPFHCDLCGKIFQFKSRLIRHAATHMGKNTSSCGICKKSFSENRQLIHHMRIHTGERPCGIVLGQHSGLLAPKKEKPFVCNTCGKYFSKSYILKRHARLHTGEKPFTCGMCGKSFSRRDHMLGHMKTHSGGGASVRSGLGRPPVPSAPASKQVVVHSVKKPYSCEVCGKGFRRHRSFSFHMKSHGGVGSFDCKTCGKNFNQASKLKRHETVHTGAKPFSCGTCGKSLSRRDHLLRHMRLHAGGNPHV; encoded by the exons ATGTCTTCGTCTCTGTACCTCAGAGACTTTATCAGAGAAAGACTAACCGCCGCGGCTGAGGAAATCTTCACAGAGTTTGAAAAAAACATCACCCGATACGAGGAAAGGATCAGACTGCTGGATACCTGCTGGAGACCCCATATAAAGCTGCACAGAATCG acctcccacagcaacatgtctgtaTGGAGGACGACGTTTCTGCCGAGCAGGGGATCTGTAACCAGGAGACAAACTGCAGTCTGAACCGGGAGGATCCAGGACCTCTGTGGATTAaacaagaggaggaggaggaattcTGCAGCTcccaggaggaagaggagccagAGCTGAAGGAGGAGACAAATATATACACGCTGAATCCTAGTTATGAGGAAG ACCTACAGCAACGCGTCCCCACGGAGGGGGAAGCTCTTACCGACCAGCTGCTCTGTGACCAGGAGAGCAACTCCAGTCATGACCAGATGGAGCCAGAACCTCCACTTatcaaggaggaagaggaggaactCTGCAGCTCTCAGGAGGAAGAGCGGCGCGTACCACAGGAGGTAACGAACGGCTTTATGCCCACTCCTAGTTCCTCCGCGGAAGGAGAGGACACCGAATCAGAACAAGACCCGGGTTTTCATCCGGAACCAAACCGCCACCAGATCCAGCCTCACGCCTTCTCTCTCACCCCGGGGGTGTTTTATAAAGGAAGTGACGACTGGGATCCAGAAGAGCGTAAGAACGCTGAGCCGAAGCCAGAAGGGAGACAGTTCAATAACAATATGGAGTTCCCTCCATTATCAGCGGCGGACTCCCAGGTCGATGCGTTCAAAAAGCCCTTTCACTGCGACCTTTGTGGCAAAATCTTTCAATTCAAATCCAGACTGATCAGACATGCGGCGACCCACATGGGTAAAAACACGTCGTCATGTGGCATTTGTAAGAAATCGTTTAGTGAAAACCGCCAACTGATCCACCACATGAGGATCCACACAGGGGAGAGGCCCTGCGGCATAGTGCTCGGTCAGCACAGTGGCTTGTTGGCGCCCAAGAAGGAGAAGCCGTTCGTTTGTAACACGTGTGGAAAATATTTTAGCAAGTCCTACATCCTGAAAAGACACGCCCGGCTCCACACCGGCGAGAAGCCTTTCACCTGCGGCATGTGCGGCAAATCCTTCAGCCGGAGGGACCACATGCTGGGCCACATGAAAACCCACTCGGGCGGCGGCGCTTCTGTCCGCAGCGGCTTAGGGCGACCGCCCGTCCCGTCGGCGCCCGCGAGCAAacaggtggtggtccactccGTCAAGAAGCCCTATTCTTGCGAGGTATGCGGGAAAGGCTTCAGGCGACACCGCAGCTTTTCGTTTCACATGAAGAGTCACGGCGGCGTGGGTTCGTTCGACTGCAAGACCTGCGGGAAAAACTTCAACCAGGCCTCGAAGCTGAAAAGACACGAGACGGTGCACACGGGCGCGAAGCCTTTCTCCTGCGGCACGTGCGGGAAATCGCTAAGCAGAAGGGACCACTTGCTGCGGCACATGAGACTCCACGCTGGCGGGAACCCCCACGTTTAA
- the proca1 gene encoding uncharacterized protein proca1, with product MWSVFFVFLSYLDRNAVRGDLLSHALDAEKESKEMFSMINGTFCAKVSLIGENVLYQVSDGAEVVRTVVSPAGRLVNCSVVVNQMEVKSFVYECRLGLKEQRAGQRLEARFLRMDEAKVMCREFREGSERSGPAGVDGRSAGREQEKALKRSKRGFTYPGTLWCGAGNMADNYNQLGEFAETDSCCRVHDHCPHVIHAFSSNYGYTNFKWHSICHCDCDNDLKTCLRKVNDTSSRVVGQAFFNVIGVPCFDFAYEEQCAERHWYGLCKRYEKFPIAVLREAVPYDYGGIDVIDELTLAPPKREDSKKSNEEEQRESPTQSTISEPSLKNVVTAAEDFIKVLATVSTSQSSNADFDKEETHTSEKRKRKKTGKKKKANKKHKGKGKGRKRKEKTEAGVKAEEGAVVPPPGSKADDVLALSNFISESNKHDWSRINDNRVDDSEFELRRTGEPSNEVMKDEPAHDKETVSITSPVKVQAGSETEEMEVPLSVSQTPHKTKTKGQRKGGGKKSKKSSAPSYPEDLRLNSVDSVPTIIDLLPTAGPQPHSSTITSTTSVPIVVLKVQRDRSKERGDKERRKKVKNVSSDAPIVPSDPHNSSRVRLPAFPRTGSPTMAPVPATEPPLLNASFYKPDRQVTAPGSNFTALKRRRSKEREQRKKRRRKTAILLSSQNLLFSHSGPENVNPVLTTPHTLVAGNGPVSASAPHDTETHNEWRLFTTATPTVSTTLYVRPSKQQKKSTLKQNEPETLPISPTGVRTTKPWMTTSAVPSMSPFQFSIERARAQFNRKKRRKALMSRRRQ from the exons ATGTGGTCGGTTTTCTTTGTCTTCCTGTCTTACCTGGACAGAAACGCGGTCAGGGGGGACCTCCTGAGCCACGCGTTGGACGCGGAGAAGGAAAGCAAGGAGATGTTCTCCATGATCAACGGCACCTTCTGCGCAAAGGTGTCCCTAATAGGGGAGAACGTCCTCTACCAGGTGTCCGATGGAGCCGAGGTAGTccgcaccgtggtgagccccgcCGGGAGGCTGGTGAACTGCTCGGTCGTTGTGAACCAGATGGAGGTGAAGTCGTTCGTGTATGAGTGCAGGCTGGGACTGAAGGAGCAGCGCGCCGGGCAGCGGCTAGAGGCGCGTTTTTTGCGCATGGATGAAGCCAAGGTGATGTGCCGGGAGTTCAGGGAGGGATCAGAGCGCAGCGGCCCAGCCGGAGTGGACGGGAGAAGTGCGGGGAGAGAGCAGGAGAAGGCTCTGAAAAGATCCAAAAGGGGCTTCACCTACCCGGGGACGCTGTGGTGCGGAGCCGGGAACATGGCGGACAACTACAACCAGCTGG GAGAGTTTGCAGAGACGGACAGCTGCTGCAGGGTTCATGACCACTGCCCTCATGTCATCCATGCCTTCTCATCAAACTACGGATACACCAATTTCAAGTGGCACTCCATCTGCCACTGTGACTGTGATAATGA TTTGAAAACGTGTCTGAGAAAAGTCAACGACACATCCTCCAGGGTCGTCGGCCAGGCATTTTTCAACGTCATTGGGGTTCCCTGCTTTGACTTTGCCTATGAGGAGCAGTGTGCTGAGCGACACTGGTATGGCCT GTGTAAACGATACGAGAAGTTCCCCATCGCCGTGCTGAGAGAAGCGGTGCCATATGACTACGGAGGTATCGATGTCATAGATGAGCTGACGTTGGCTCCGCCCAAGCGGGAAGACTCCAAGAAGAGCAACGAGGAAGAGCAGCGCGAGAGTCCGACTCAGAGCACGATATCGGAACCGTCGCTGAAAAATGTCGTCACGGCTGCCGAGGACTTCATCAAGGTGCTCGCCACCGTCTCCACGTCTCAAAGCTCCAACGCCGACTTTGACAAGGAGGAGACGCACACCTCGGAGaaaaggaagaggaagaagactgggaagaaaaagaaagccaataaaaagcacaaagggaaaggaaagggcAGGAAGAGAAAGGAGAAAACGGAGGCAGGTGTGAAAGCAGAGGAAGGGGCTGTGGTTCCACCTCCTGGCAGCAAGGCAGACGATGTCTTGGCATTGAGCAATTTCATCAGTGAGTCCAACAAACATGACTGGTCAAGGATAAACGATAACAGGGTTGACGACAGTGAATTTGAGCTTAGGAGGACAGGCGAGCCCTCCAATGAAGTCATGAAAGATGAACCTGCCCATGATAAGGAGACAGTTTCCATTACGTCACCTGTGAAGGTTCAGGCTGGGTCAGAAACTGAGGAGATGGAAGTCCCTCTGTCGGTTAGCCAGactccacacaaaacaaaaaccaaaggaCAAAGAAAGGGTGGCGGAAAGAAAAGCAAGAAATCCTCGGCTCCTTCTTATCCGGAAGACCTTAGGCTAAACTCAGTAGACTCCGTTCCAACCATTATTGATTTACTGCCAACTGCGGGACCGCAACCACATAGCTCCACTATTACAAGCACTACCAGTGTTCCTATTGTAGTCCTGAAAGTGCAAAGGGACAGGTCAaaggagagaggagacaaagagaggaggaagaaaGTAAAGAACGTCAGCTCTGACGCTCCCATTGTGCCTTCAGACCCACACAATTCCTCTCGGGTAAGGCTACCAGCGTTTCCTCGCACCGGGTCTCCCACCATGGCACCGGTCCCTGCCACAGAGCCGCCGCTTTTAAACGCGTCATTTTACAAACCGGACAGACAGGTTACGGCTCCCGGCTCTAACTTTACCGCCTTGAAAAGGCGAAGGTCAAAGGAAAGGGAGCAGcggaaaaaaaggaggaggaaaacaGCCATTCTTCTCTCCAGTCAAAACCTTCTTTTTTCCCACAGCGGCCCTGAAAACGTGAACCCTGTTCTCACAACTCCCCACACCCTCGTCGCAGGGAATGGCCCCGTGAGCGCTTCTGCGCCGCACGACACAGAAACCCACAATGAATGGAGGCTTTTCACAACAGCCACCCCCACCGTGAGCACAACTCTCTACGTGCGCCCGAGCAAACAGCAGAAGAAATCCACCCTGAAGCAAAACGAGCCAGAGACACTACCAATCTCCCCGACAGGGGTCAGAACCACAAAGCCCTGGATGACCACCTCCGCAGTTCCATCCATGAGTCCATTCCAGTTCTCCATTGAGAGGGCAAGAGCACAGTTTAACCGGAAGAAAAGGAGGAAGGCGTTGATGTCGAGGCGACGACAGTAG
- the LOC105916997 gene encoding dehydrogenase/reductase SDR family member 11: protein MERWKGRVALVTGASVGIGAVTAKELVRFGMKVVGCARNVDKIQDLAAECKSAGYSGMLIPFKCDLTNLEEIQSMFAAIKEEHKGVDVCINNAGLAHAEPLLSGKTSGWKNMLDVNVLALSICTREAYQSMKERSIDDGHIINLNSMCGHRILPNADIHFYTATKYAVTALTEGLRQELREAKTHIKATCISPGLVETEFAPRLYSQNAEKAASVYTHYKALEAIDVANAIVYVLSAPPHVQIGDIQMRSVEQIA, encoded by the exons ATGGAGCGCTGGAAGGGCAGAGTGGCTCTGGTGACCGGAGCTTCGGTCGGGATCGGAGCGGTTACAGCTAAAGAATTGGTCCGCTTCGGCATGAAGGTGGTGGGCTGCGCAAGAAACGTGGACAAGATCCAG GACCTGGCTGCAGAGTGTAAGAGCGCGGGCTACAGTGGCATGTTGATTCCTTTCAAGTGTGACCTGACCAACTTGGAGGAGATCCAGTCCATGTTTGCAGCCATCAAGGAGGAGCACAAAGGCGTGGACGTTTGCATCAACAACGCCGGCCTGGCTCACGCCGAGCCTCTGCTGAGCGGCAAAACCAGCGGCTGGAAGAACATGCTGGAT GTCAACGTTCTGGCTCTGAGCATCTGCACACGCGAAGCGTACCAGTCGATGAAGGAAAGGAGTATTGATGATGGACACATCATCAACTTAAACAG CATGTGCGGACACCGTATTCTTCCCAACGCTGATATCCATTTCTACACTGCAACCAAGTATGCCGTGACCGCCCTGACTGAGGGCCTAAGACAGGAGCTCCGAGAGGCCAAGACACACATCAAAGCCACA TGTATTTCTCCAGGCTTAGTGGAGACAGAGTTTGCGCCACGGCTCTACAGCCAGAACGCAGAGAAAGCTGCATCAGTTTACACCCActataag gctcTGGAAGCAATAGATGTTGCTAATGCTATCGTATACGTCCTAAGTGCCCCTCCTCATGTgcag attgGAGACATTCAGATGCGATCTGTTGAGCAGATAGCATAG